A section of the Triticum dicoccoides isolate Atlit2015 ecotype Zavitan chromosome 7A, WEW_v2.0, whole genome shotgun sequence genome encodes:
- the LOC119332512 gene encoding blue copper protein-like yields MGSGGRCLALAALLLVSCASTATAAKYTVGDTSGWTTGADYTTWASDKKIKVGDTLVFNYAGGAHNVAEVSAADYASCSAANALSSDGSGATTVALKTAGKHYFICGVTGHCSNGMKLVVNVAAAAAASPPKASPTPDTPDTPSTTPTSPSTPAATPKTPATVLAPPAKQSESGATGLRATAVAGLGAIAGLVAAGLF; encoded by the exons ATGGGTTCTGGTGGCAGGTGCCTGGCCTTGGCCGCGCTGCTGCTCGTGAGCTGCGcgtcgacggcgaccgcggcgaagTACACCGTCGGCGACACCTCCGGCTGGACCACCGGCGCGGACTACACCACCTGGGCCAGCGACAAGAAGATCAAAGTCGGCGACACCCTCG TGTTCAACTACGCCGGCGGGGCGCACAACGTGGCGGAGGTGAGCGCGGCGGACTACGCGTCCTGCTCCGCCGCCAACGCGCTCAGCAGCGACGGCAGCGGCGCCACCACCGTCGCGCTCAAGACCGCGGGGAAGCACTACTTCATCTGCGGCGTCACCGGCCACTGCAGCAACGGCATGAAGCTCGTGGTcaacgtcgccgccgccgccgccgcctcgccgcccaagGCGTCCCCGACCCCGGACACCCCCGACACCCCCTCCACCACCCCGACGTCCCCGTCCACCCCAGCCGCCACGCCCAAGACCCCGGCGACCGTGCTCGCGCCGCCGGCCAAGCAGTCGGAATCCGGCGCCACCGGGCTCAGAGCCACGGCGGTGGCTGGCCTGGGCGCCATTGCCGGGCTTGTGGCCGCGGGGCTCTTCTAG